A single genomic interval of Musa acuminata AAA Group cultivar baxijiao chromosome BXJ3-4, Cavendish_Baxijiao_AAA, whole genome shotgun sequence harbors:
- the LOC103981695 gene encoding uncharacterized protein LOC103981695, translated as MERSDSGRSAVVAIECVAGSSRADEWWGGGEGEAALLHTGDVLEEITFGGSPPVRAPFKGGRAAVMKLLHAAFKRGDTSVLVRARRGDRAAQLELHACIVPHPPAGRRQYVLRSIRDPNYALGLVDRSESECIALQGSRSSRVVCALSNAQLKDGYITFPWEKKARDLLPVPYSSAFLSLIILPRASDSSGARYSSLEDTLAQANAWLVSSQAAGVPISFMNIQTEALLTKGETSSRTVSSGSAAATDLSNLANISLCEFEDYHGIDIGVIRAVRLWYSPAAGEMALEIKLQERDTKLGFAISRTDEGFIYISSVADDDSAGVAAARTRLGELHRRATRASKLLVVSRVGNEKVLPWMVSASGSIRCFDTVSLSQKLSLHRHALKPILLHLFTWEPFPALAAIPRVVEVPALAPPRAPAEEKAPAPTPQSFAPPSPVDEVLDDLVYDISSGARLRKDAIGDVSLRFRLSDASSD; from the exons ATGGAGCGGTCGGATAGCGGGAGGTCGGCGGTGGTGGCGATCGAGTGCGTGGCAGGGAGCAGCAGGGCCGACGAGTGGTGGGGAGGAGGGGAAGGGGAGGCGGCTCTGCTCCACACGGGGGACGTCCTGGAGGAGATCACCTTTGGGGGGTCGCCGCCCGTCCGGGCGCCTTTCAAAGGCGGGCGAGCCGCCGTGATGAAGCTCCTCCACGCCGCTTTCAAGCGCGGCGACACGTCGGTCCTCGTCCGCGCCCGCCGCGGGGACCGCGCAGCCCAGCTCGAGTTACACGCCTGCATCGTCCCCCACCCTCCCGCCGGCCGCCGGCAGTACGTCCTCCGCTCCATCCGCGACCCCAACTACGCCCTCGGCCTCGTCGACCGATCCGAGTCCGAGTGCATCGCCTTGCAag GATCGAGAAGCTCGCGGGTGGTCTGCGCGCTGAGCAACGCCCAGCTGAAGGACGGATACATCACCTTCCCATGGGAGAAGAAGGCGAGAGACCTGCTGCCGGTGCCCTACTCGAGCGCCTTCCTCTCGCTCATCATCCTCCCCCGGGCGTCGGACTCCTCGGGCGCTCGCTACAGCTCGCTTGAGGACACCTTGGCGCAGGCCAACGCCTGGCTCGTCTCCTCCCAGGCCGCCGGCGTCCCCATCTCCTTCATGAACATCCAGACCGAGGCACTGCTCACCAAG GGAGAGACCTCTTCCCGCACCGTGAGCTCGGGATCAGCGGCGGCGACCGACCTCTCGAACCTAGCGAACATTAGCCTGTGCGAGTTCGAGGACTACCATGGCATCGACATTGGCGTGATCAGAGCAGTCAGGCTGTGGTACAGTCCAGCTGCAGGGGAGATGGCGCTGGAGATCAAGCTGCAGGAACGCGACACCAAGCTGGGCTTCGCCATTAGCCGAACCGACGAG GGGTTCATCTACATATCATCGGTGGCGGACGACGACAGCGCCGGAGTCGCGGCAGCTCGCACGAGGCTGGGGGAGCTGCACAGGAGAGCCACGAGAGCATCGAAGCTCCTCGTCGTGTCACGTGTGGGGAACGAGAAGGTCCTGCCATGGATGGTCTCCGCCTCCGGCTCCATCCGCTGCTTCGACACGGTCTCCCTCAGCCAGAAACTCTCGCTGCACCGCCACGCGCTGAAGCCCATCCTCCTCCATCTCTTCACGTGGGAGCCGTTCCCCGCACTCGCCGCCATCCCCCGAGTGGTGGAGGTTCCTGCTCTAGCGCCGCCGAGGGCTCCTGCCGAAGAGAAGGCGCCTGCCCCGACGCCTCAGTCGTTTGCACCACCATCTCCTGTAGACGAAGTGCTGGATGACCTGGTCTACGACATCTCCTCCGGCGCCAGGCTCCGGAAGGACGCGATTGGAGATGTGTCCCTGCGATTCCGCCTCTCCGATGCAAGCAGCGATTAG
- the LOC103981696 gene encoding uncharacterized protein LOC103981696 gives MVAAVLWPCMLINSWIHQAVVLHFMAHHYHHHHLRYLHSPCDLTVRRTSISTSIKCKTFLSSHVIRQIHHVVQALTNAKSMVWELLSRRNATSSTKPRRRQKEEVFSSIKPHVTPISEPLNPNEFEVDRCLYYDSTWNSMISAEVMNCDTASCYDDEENEDEGGGGNEIDRLAEKFIASCYEKFRLEKQESYRRYQEMLARSM, from the coding sequence ATGGTGGCAGCTGTGCTATGGCCttgcatgcttataaactcctggATTCATCAAGCTGTGGTGCTGCACTTCATGGCTCaccactaccaccaccaccatctaCGCTACCTGCATTCTCCCTGTGATCTCACAGTGAGGAGAACGTCCATCTCAACCTCCATCAAATGCAAGACCTTCCTCAGCTCCCATGTCATTCGGCAGATCCATCATGTTGTTCAAGCCCTCACCAATGCCAAGTCCATGGTTTGGGAGCTTCTTAGCAGACGGAATGCCACCAGCAGCACCAAGCCAAGGAGAAGGCAGAAGGAGGAAGTCTTCAGCTCCATTAAGCCGCATGTCACTCCCATTTCAGAGCCATTAAACCCTAATGAGTTCGAGGTAGATCGATGTCTGTACTATGACTCTACGTGGAATTCAATGATCTCTGCGGAGGTCATGAATTGTGACACTGCGAGCTGCTATGATGACGAGGAAAATGAAGATGAAGGTGGTGGTGGAAATGAGATCGACCGACTTGCAGAGAAGTTCATAGCGAGCTGCTATGAGAAGTTTAGGCTGGAGAAGCAGGAGTCTTATAGGAGGTACCAAGAAATGCTTGCAAGAAGCATGTAA